Proteins from a genomic interval of Gossypium hirsutum isolate 1008001.06 chromosome A09, Gossypium_hirsutum_v2.1, whole genome shotgun sequence:
- the LOC107890858 gene encoding surfeit locus protein 1 isoform X1 — translation MASNVRANMGILSKALTRLRPTGALYSLPNQSLPPPKHWVPSSSFSTAAAVASSQSLHDKEKGSKWSRWFLFLPGAITFGLGTWQIFRRQDKIEMLDYRQKRLQMEPLKLNDMPPSSEILDTLEFRRVVCKGVFDYERSIYIGPRSRSISGVTENGYYVITPLMPFPDNADSVQSPVLVNRGWVPRSWRDKSFEVSQDREKSSSTDVVPVQQNERSWWGMFQSKKQKAVEAQAPAITYVEVIGVVRGSEKPSVFVPPNDPNSGQWFYVDVPAIAVACGLPKDTLLIEDINENVNPSNPYPVPKDINALIRSSVMPQDHLNYTLTWYSLSAAVTFMAFKRLKPKNSRR, via the exons ATGGCATCAAATGTGAGAGCAAATATGGGTATCCTTTCCAAAGCCCTAACGAGACTCCGCCCCACTGGGGCCTTGTATTCCCTTCCCAACCAATCCCTCCCCCCGCCAAAGCATTGGGTACCATCTTCTTCCTTCTCCACCGCTGCTGCTGTTGCTTCATCCCAATCTCTTCATG ATAAAGAGAAAGGATCAAAATGGTCAAGATGGTTTCTTTTCCTTCCTGGAGCTATCACTTTCGGCCTTGGAACTTGGCAGATTTTCAGAAGGCAAGACAAG ATAGAGATGCTGGATTACAGACAGAAGAGGTTGCAAATGGAACCTTTGAAACTAAATGACATGCCTCCTTCAAGTGAAATATTGGACACTTTAGAGTTTAGGCGAGTCGTGTGCAAAGGAGTTTTTGATTATGAAAGATCAATCTACATTGGGCCTCGCTCTAGAAGCATTTCTGGAGTGACTGAAAATGGCTACTATGTCATTACACCCCTAATGCCCTTCCCTGACAATGCTGATAG TGTGCAGTCTCCAGTTCTTGTAAATAGAGGATGGGTCCCACGCAGCTGGAGAGACAAATCTTTTGAAGTTTCACAAGACAGAGAGAAATCTTCAAGTACAGATGTTGTTCCTGTCCAACAGAATGAACGAAGCTGGTGGGGAATGTTTCAATCTAAGAAGCAAAAAGCTGTTGAG GCTCAAGCCCCTGCTATTACTTATGTGGAAGTTATTGGAGTTGTCCGGGGGAGTGAGAAACCAAGTGTATTTGTTCCACCAAATGATCCAAATTCGGGACAGTGGTTTTATGTTGATGTTCCTGCAATTGCTGTTGCTTGTGGGCTTCCAAAGGATACTCTTTTAATTGAGGACATCAATGAAAATGTTAATCCAAGCAACCCTTACCCTGTTCCAAAGGATATCAATGCCTTGATTCGCAGTTCAGTAATGCCTCAAGATCATCTAAATTATACATTGACATG GTACTCTTTGTCCGCTGCTGTTACATTTATGGCTTTCAAGAGGCTCAAGCCAAAAAACAGTAGGAGATAG
- the LOC107890858 gene encoding surfeit locus protein 1 isoform X2, which yields MVKMVSFPSWSYHFRPWNLADFQKIEMLDYRQKRLQMEPLKLNDMPPSSEILDTLEFRRVVCKGVFDYERSIYIGPRSRSISGVTENGYYVITPLMPFPDNADSVQSPVLVNRGWVPRSWRDKSFEVSQDREKSSSTDVVPVQQNERSWWGMFQSKKQKAVEAQAPAITYVEVIGVVRGSEKPSVFVPPNDPNSGQWFYVDVPAIAVACGLPKDTLLIEDINENVNPSNPYPVPKDINALIRSSVMPQDHLNYTLTWYSLSAAVTFMAFKRLKPKNSRR from the exons ATGGTCAAGATGGTTTCTTTTCCTTCCTGGAGCTATCACTTTCGGCCTTGGAACTTGGCAGATTTTCAGAAG ATAGAGATGCTGGATTACAGACAGAAGAGGTTGCAAATGGAACCTTTGAAACTAAATGACATGCCTCCTTCAAGTGAAATATTGGACACTTTAGAGTTTAGGCGAGTCGTGTGCAAAGGAGTTTTTGATTATGAAAGATCAATCTACATTGGGCCTCGCTCTAGAAGCATTTCTGGAGTGACTGAAAATGGCTACTATGTCATTACACCCCTAATGCCCTTCCCTGACAATGCTGATAG TGTGCAGTCTCCAGTTCTTGTAAATAGAGGATGGGTCCCACGCAGCTGGAGAGACAAATCTTTTGAAGTTTCACAAGACAGAGAGAAATCTTCAAGTACAGATGTTGTTCCTGTCCAACAGAATGAACGAAGCTGGTGGGGAATGTTTCAATCTAAGAAGCAAAAAGCTGTTGAG GCTCAAGCCCCTGCTATTACTTATGTGGAAGTTATTGGAGTTGTCCGGGGGAGTGAGAAACCAAGTGTATTTGTTCCACCAAATGATCCAAATTCGGGACAGTGGTTTTATGTTGATGTTCCTGCAATTGCTGTTGCTTGTGGGCTTCCAAAGGATACTCTTTTAATTGAGGACATCAATGAAAATGTTAATCCAAGCAACCCTTACCCTGTTCCAAAGGATATCAATGCCTTGATTCGCAGTTCAGTAATGCCTCAAGATCATCTAAATTATACATTGACATG GTACTCTTTGTCCGCTGCTGTTACATTTATGGCTTTCAAGAGGCTCAAGCCAAAAAACAGTAGGAGATAG